GGACAATTTTTTCTATGGATTGTGGAGCCTTGATTATACATCGAAACAGGGAACATCATGAAGTTTGTTTCAAATTGGGATGTTGATGCTGGGTTTGGGTCAATCTCTGAATGGGTATTGGTTCTTGCTGCCTTGGAGATTTAGTTAATTGTCTAAGAAATTGGGAGATTTAGAAGTAGAACCCAAAACTCATTCTCTGCATAattgaatgttttttttctttttggagttCAACTGCGTGTGTGTAGTAGTGGGTTATGGTAGAATTTTGCTTGAAACACCTTGATTTTTTGGGGGTAACCGAAGCTCATTGAAGGAGATGTTGAAATTCTTGAAGAATGTTGAGTACCTGATTTGCTTGcaattgaaagagaaactgAAATTCTTAATGTTTGGTTGaatttgcttgaaaaaaaataatgtgagtATTAGTCTGATGGTTTAGTTCTGGTTGAAGAGTTTTTCCTGCAATTACTTCTACTTTAGTTGACGCCACATCCAACCGAATTTCTGAAACTTTAATTGTTTGTTTCTATTAATTCAGTTTCATGAACTGAGATGAATTATGCATAGATGAAATCACTTATTATATGAGATGTTCCCAtcatgtttttttgtgtttaaggTGAACATATTAGTAAAAGCCATTTGGAATTGAAAGCTGATTCTTCTATTATCTATGTAGATGTGCATTGGTGGCCACATGCACTAGTGGCACATAATGGGAGCTTGAGACTTTAGGATCTATAATGGGCTGCTTAATTATTTCATGGTATGTCATCAAAGAGGTTAAGACACCTTTTGGCATGACATTTTCTTGCATTATCCATAAATGGGCCCAACCTTCTGCTGTTTGTTGTGCTGATCATCTTGTTTGGCGGGGATGAAGGAACTAGAGTTCCATTTGGTTAATGTGATAGATGTTGAGCCAATTTTAAGGGGGATAACAAATCTATAGTAAGGTTCATTATTTCTCATGCGGACCATAGCAGCATGCAGGTCAATTTGGTTAGTTGGTTTTATGGGCTTTTAGATCCTCGAAATGCAAATAGGCCCAAAGGGTGAAAAGTCAGAGCCATTTGATACaaatttttgtgttatttttaagCTGCTGATGTAATTGGAAGATCTGGTGTagtatttttgtgttattttttcaaTTGCTATGCTAATTGTAGTTGGTATtgcaattataaaaaaataataaaaaataaaattgtagttgATATTGTTGCTACTGTTTGTTTTTGCCAAGTTGTTTTGTTGCAAATTTTTCTCTATTGTTGTTGTACTTTTAGTTGGAGGAGGGGGTTTGCATCACTATTCATGGCAATTAGTTTCAACCAactaaaaccaataaaaaataatatttagttataGTAGAGAAATATTTAGGGAGCTTGTTATTTGGTGTTTGTGAAAAGTAGTtagctaaaataacaaaagtagATTTTTTAGCTAAACTTTAGAAAGTTCATTGAGGATGCTCTAAGTGACTGAGGGGTTGCTTAGTTCAAGAAGAATGCCGTAATGGGATTTTGTTTTAATGTGTATGGTGTTATGGTAATGAAACATGGATTTGGTTTATAATATGGATTGGCTGTAAATTGTGACAACATTTCCCATGGTTATGTTGGGAACTTCatgttttctttgttgatttcctctccattttattcCCTGTTTGTTTGACTAAGCTGTTTGTTTTTACAGCTCTTGTCTATGAATTTCGACAAATGggttgcattttctttttagctttctttttcataattttgttttctgggTATTGTTGTTCTTGTTATTATATGCTCCAAGTTGGTTAGTTTTAgtgaaaaatttgacaaatatgCTTGTCATTGAATGTTTAGTTGTCttaagagaataataataacaagaagaaaCAATGGGGAAGAAGAGAAAACACAGTGAGACAGAGGTGGCGGTACCTCCTAAGAAGGATACGATTGCTGCAGAGAGACCTAAAAGGACACTCTTGGGTTGGAAAGACAAGAATGAAGAAGTGAATAAAGAAAGTGATTCCATTGTCTTCAGGAACAAAGAGAAGGTTTTGGTTACTTGCTCGCGCCGCATCAATTACAGGTTGAAAAGCTTGTTTATTTGCATTTCCTTGTCGTGAAGTTTGTTTGTTATGCTGTTTTTGGTTCCGCTTACAGATGGACTGTCTGTATGTGGTGTGTAGGTACCGGCATTTAATGCTGAATGTGGTGTCACTCTTGCCACACTGCAAGAAGGATAACAAGGTTGAGTCAAAGGCTAGTAAGGGCACCACTTTGAATGAGCTGGTCGAGCTAAAGGGTGGCAATTCCTGTCTGTTTTTTGAggtgatttcttttttatttgttttggtaattACGTCAATATCTGTTATAGGTATTTGTATTTGTTATAGGTATTTGTATTTGTTATAGGTATTTGTTATTCGATATAGAATAAGATTACTTTTTGAATAGATAGGGTTTAGACCTTCTAGTGAATAATATATTACTGGTAATCAATGGGACTTAAGTTTGAGTAGTTGCTGGTAATCGAagtgatttcttttttatttgttttgggtAATTATGTCAATATCTGTTATGGTATTTGTATTTGATATAGAATAAGATAATTTTTGAATAGATAGGGTTTGGACCTTCTAGTGAATAATATATTACTGGTAATCAATGGGACTTAAGTTTGAGTAATTAATTGCTGGTAATCGAAGGGATTTAAGTTAActggtttattttttattgattggtTGGTTATTAGGATGTAAGTATTCTTACATGAATACTTCTATTGACTTGTTTAAGAATATGAAGATCTAGTTTGCTTTACTTCAGTTTATCATGTGGattaataccttttttttttttttttcctatatcaGTGCAGGAAACACAAAGATCTTTATCTATGGATGGCAAAATGCCCCAATGGACCATCTgtcaaatttttagttaatgCTGGTAAGCTTCTCTTTTGGTTTCTAACTATTTGGTAGTTTGGTATGAATGTCTCATGGAAGTAAACTCTTACCTTTCTGTATCCATTGATAGCACTAAAATACAATCAATTCATCTccaattaaatatggttaagtccattttgtataaatttgagaagaaatggTTAATcaatgtgttttttattttttttacccgTTTGTTTCCAGTGCACACGATGGAGGAATTGAAGCTTACTGGAAATCATTTAAAAGGGTCTCGTCCCATTTTGACTTTCTCGGACAATTTTGATAAAGATGCTCATTGGAAACTTTTGAAAGAGATGATAATTCAGGTATTTTGGTTTAGCTTCCTCTCTCTGTAGCTATAAAAGTTTGTTTCCTGTCTATTTCACATATAGAAGGAACAATTAATACCTCATTCTGTCAAATTAAattgtaaacaatattttgatatttcATTACCCCGGGAAAAGGAAAATCTAAAACTCAAGTCCATATGATATTTCCTAGTATGATGTGAAGTGCTAATCATACAAATTCAAGTCAAATGTCTTGACATTCGTGGTAGCCTAATTCATATATAACCAACAGCATAATGTCAgccaaaattattttgatgcatGATAACTATTATCTGATTTATTACATTCTCTTGTCAAATTCTTCACAGAAAATTTGTTGATACAATGTATTTGCTCAGTTTTCTAGGAGATTGTTTGCATTTTTAGAAGTTGAGGGAACTTGCTCATTGATTGTATGCCTAGTTATCGGATCTGGTATAGCTATGAATTGGCTTTTAATAATGAACTATAAAATGAATTTTGGCTTGGTTGTTTCTGATCAATAATATTATCCCCTAACTTGGTAATTCTATGGTACTATTTTTTACCATTTGATGTTATTAATGTCTGAGCAATGTTATTGGATATACTGACATTCTTTATTCATCTCCCCAGATATTTGGAATACCAAAGGACCACAGAAAATCTAAACCTTATCATGATCATGTGTTTGTTTTCTCCATTGTTGATGACCACATATGGTTTCGGAATTACCAGGTGGGTGAATTATAAATTCTAATCAATGTGCTGTATTAGGATTCAGAATTGTGGcttaaatttaaagtttaaaggttGGTTCTGGTTTTGTCCCATCATATTTTCGCATGGCATCTAGATAAAGTAGAATATATATAACAGTATAGATCCAAAACTTTTAAGATATAAGCTCAAACTAGTATTTTTCTGATTCAGATGAacattttatttgtattaaggCGTGAAGGGTTTGCTATAGGGTTTAGGTAGTAAACAATAGCCGTTGATGTAAGTATTCTTAAAGCAGAAACTGCTTGTAGGGGAAAACAAGTGCAGTGGTATATCTCCTCTTTATTAAGGATGAGGTCTAGGGTTTGACCTATTATGAATAGGGCTTTGTGAATAGAAGCTCTGTTTACCTataaaaaaaccataaaaatagAAGCTCTGTTATCTGGTGAAAGTAGTGACTAGTTACCGTAATCTTGCCAAGTCCATTGCACATATAATATAATCTTATGGATCTAGGTTGTGTGTTAATAACCCCCCTCAAGCTTGTCTTGCTTATGGTATTTGTCTAACTGGATCACAGAAATTCTTGaatggttttgttttattggtgTTAACATGAGGTATGGGTGATTTTTCGTATTCATTATGTGTCTGTATTACCAGGCAGGGTCAAATTTTAGTTTGACTGTCATTGACATTGTTGTCAGTTGGGCCTGCTTGTAAAAGGCACATGAcgaatatattatataagataTCTTAAATTCCTTAATAGCCATTGGGAAAGCCTTGGGTAAGACTTGTATCTTAATTATTCTGAGGATGGTATGACATTTTGAAGCATTTCAAGAAAACTAGACGAATTTGATGTCGATGACCTTCCTAATCCTAGGAAGATGGCCTCCTAAAAGTGATAATAAAGCTTCTTTCCCTCATTTAGTAGGATTATAGAAACTATAAGCAAATTATGAGTGTTCTTAATACTGAAAAGACTGGTAGTCAAGTTTAGAATAACTTCTGGATTCTTTAAACCTCAGTTTGTAATTTTTAGGTAAATTATTTGTATTACTTCCTGTATACTTAGGAGTTTCCCTTTCTTAATAGAATattatattacttataaaaaaaaattaagaataactTAATGTGGTGTTCCATAGTACTATATTACGTTTGTGTCTGTGGGATTATTCTACTGGAGCTgtcttttatttgaaaattgttaGTGAGGATGttgcttatttttcttaattttctaaTGCAGATAGCTGTACCTCATATTGAAGCAGATAAAGTTGCTCGAGGGGGCCTAGAAAATATGACCCTTGTTGAGGTTGGTGGTGATTTCCTTCTTAATTTATGTGCTTTATCTGGCACCTGTAATGAGAAATTAACTCCGAAGATACTTTTGTATAGGTTGGTCCGCGATTCTGCTTGAACCCAATCAAAATATTTGGTGGCAGCTTCGGAGGCCCTACCCTCTATGAGAATCCATTTTACATATCACCAAATCAGGTATTCATTGATGTCCCATGCTGGCCTCTAGTGTTtgaacctttttatttttgtacttttagAAATCGTTCCCATTTTGGTGCTTCCAGATTCGAGCAttggagaaaaggaaaaaggctGGGAAGTATGCGAAGAAAGTCAAAGCAAAGACAAGGAGGAAGATGCATGAGCTATCAAATCCACTGGAGCCTGATGAGTTTGCAGAAATGTGGAAAGAATGATACATTTGAAGACCTCGTCCTTTTTGGTTATAAGGAACATAATTTCCTATCATCCTCTATCCAGCTTGAAATGGCAGGCATAATTCGCTTAATTGGTTGTGccttttttggttttctattgCCCCCCAATTGATTAGCTTATGTACGTCTTCAGGTTGAGGTTTTTTGTCACATCATCCATATTTCATTTACTTCTCTTCAATATGATATCGTATTTTTCTCTAATGTGTCTTAGATCAAGAGGAGAGATTGTTGATGTATGATCCTTCATATGTCATATCATTACTTATAGGTTTAGGTAGTGAGCGGGTGAACCGTCAACAATCCACCAAAAAAAATCACCTAAACAgactattgttttttttttcttgtgtttttagcCTAGTTGTCAAGATCGGAGCTGTTCATTTAAAATGAGCAGCCCACAAAAGAGATATTGCATCTCAGTATTCacaaatttgaaaatgttttgaggTGATATaaagtgattttatttattttattaatattttaaattgtttgttaatatttttaaattacatcGGTTGAtataacatattttaaatgTCTTAcacattttttattgaaagGCCACTTGAAATAATTCACTGCACTTGATGTGATATGAATGATAGATGAGTTATGAATATGTCAACATAGTACACTCACATTTCACTCTCATTTtaggtaggggtgtcaaaaaattcCGGGGAACCGGAATCGGGAAATTGGGAAACCGGGGAGCCGGTTCCAGTTCtggctgcaaaaaaaaaaaaaaaaaggggaccCCGGATCtggtcccggtttttggcacccggtaaaaaccgggaaatattttaatattatatatatatatatattggtttttttgtGTTTAGCTAGGGTTCACACACACTTCACGCCTTTCTCTTTTATTCTCTTCTTCCTTACCCAATACTAGCCGCCACTCTCTAACACACATTCTCTCTCTGACTCTTTGTAAATTACGTGAATGGCTTCCTGGTTTCTTTACAGTGCCATTTGAAACATCGAGATCAAGTATTTCTTGCAAAGTGCTATGTGTTCTTGATGCTTCCTTAAGATCGCGAACTTGTTTGCGTCAAAAGAACCATTTAATTCAAGAACCATATCTGAATGCACCCATGAAAAGTGTTCAAATCAATTGGACCCGACAAGCGTCATAAAGGAGCAATACATGTAAATGTTGTTTTGCTGAAATTGTTGTTATTTTGCTTGTtaaattgttgaaattttttggctTGTTATGCTGggtttttactattttatttttgatgtttGGTTCTATTTTCCAGCAGGTTGAGATTTGGTGTTTGTA
This genomic interval from Corylus avellana chromosome ca3, CavTom2PMs-1.0 contains the following:
- the LOC132176245 gene encoding ribosome biogenesis protein BRX1 homolog 2-like translates to MGKKRKHSETEVAVPPKKDTIAAERPKRTLLGWKDKNEEVNKESDSIVFRNKEKVLVTCSRRINYRYRHLMLNVVSLLPHCKKDNKVESKASKGTTLNELVELKGGNSCLFFECRKHKDLYLWMAKCPNGPSVKFLVNAVHTMEELKLTGNHLKGSRPILTFSDNFDKDAHWKLLKEMIIQIFGIPKDHRKSKPYHDHVFVFSIVDDHIWFRNYQIAVPHIEADKVARGGLENMTLVEVGPRFCLNPIKIFGGSFGGPTLYENPFYISPNQIRALEKRKKAGKYAKKVKAKTRRKMHELSNPLEPDEFAEMWKE